A region from the Salicibibacter cibarius genome encodes:
- a CDS encoding amidohydrolase family protein, producing the protein MFRTKSGHELFIIDAHIHNWNASRKNQRNDYGKQFIDCFYDYQRNLSPPEYVWDYNEFLKPDHNRLIDDVFNRGYADMAIFQPVPLTDFYREPFGSVENDMELSQRYPGRFICNSSFDPRNKEEGLKYLEEEAERFQLQGIKLYTAEWRGDSKGYKLTDYWTKKYLEKCEELGIRNIHIHKGPTITPLNKDAFDVSDVDDVASTFQNLNIIVEHVGLPRLEDFCWIATQEKNVYGGLAVAMPFVYARPRYFAQIISELLFWLDEDKIIFSSDYPIWEPGWLIEKFIDFELPEDIREETGAVLDINVKRKILGENIARLYNIDIPKQKEILKSSPTDEVRGRSIV; encoded by the coding sequence ATGTTTCGTACAAAATCAGGGCATGAATTGTTTATCATTGATGCGCATATTCACAATTGGAATGCTAGTCGGAAAAACCAACGGAATGATTATGGTAAGCAGTTTATCGATTGTTTTTATGATTACCAACGGAATCTATCTCCACCAGAGTATGTGTGGGATTACAACGAATTTTTAAAACCGGATCATAACAGGTTGATAGACGATGTTTTTAACCGTGGCTATGCTGATATGGCAATTTTTCAACCGGTTCCATTAACTGATTTTTATCGCGAACCATTTGGTTCAGTAGAAAATGATATGGAGTTGTCACAGCGTTACCCTGGACGTTTTATTTGTAACAGTAGTTTTGATCCCAGAAATAAAGAAGAAGGTTTGAAATATTTAGAAGAAGAAGCCGAGAGGTTCCAATTACAAGGAATTAAACTATATACAGCTGAGTGGCGAGGGGATTCAAAGGGGTATAAACTAACAGATTATTGGACGAAAAAGTATTTAGAAAAATGTGAGGAACTGGGTATAAGAAATATTCACATTCATAAAGGACCCACCATTACCCCATTAAACAAAGATGCATTCGACGTGAGTGATGTTGATGATGTAGCTAGTACATTCCAAAATCTAAATATTATCGTAGAGCATGTTGGACTACCTCGTTTAGAGGATTTTTGTTGGATAGCAACGCAAGAAAAGAATGTTTATGGTGGATTGGCTGTTGCAATGCCATTTGTATATGCCCGTCCCCGATACTTCGCACAAATTATAAGTGAATTGTTGTTCTGGCTTGATGAGGATAAAATCATATTCAGCAGTGATTACCCAATTTGGGAGCCAGGTTGGCTTATTGAAAAATTTATTGATTTTGAGTTGCCAGAGGATATTAGGGAAGAAACGGGGGCAGTGCTCGATATAAACGTGAAGAGAAAGATTCTTGGAGAGAATATAGCTCGCCTGTATAATATTGATATACCAAAGCAAAAAGAAATTCTTAAAAGTAGTCCTACAGATGAGGTTAGGGGGAGGTCCATTGTTTAA
- a CDS encoding DJ-1/PfpI family protein — MSKKVLIVTGDAVESLEVYYPYFRCLEEGFEPFIAANSVKKLQTVIHDFEDWDTYTEKKGYGIDATLAFSDIVVSDFDALIIPGGRAPEHIRMDEELQNIVRHFFETEKPIAVMCHGSLVFTPIADVVKGRKMTAYQACKPEVESMGAEYINEMDYVDGNLVSGHAWPDLPAIMKAFIKQVNKTPEKV, encoded by the coding sequence ATGTCCAAAAAAGTTCTTATTGTGACGGGTGACGCAGTTGAATCCCTAGAAGTTTACTATCCTTACTTTAGATGCTTAGAGGAAGGTTTTGAGCCTTTCATTGCAGCCAACTCAGTTAAAAAGCTCCAGACAGTTATTCATGATTTTGAGGATTGGGACACCTATACTGAAAAGAAAGGTTATGGCATAGACGCAACTCTTGCCTTTTCGGACATTGTAGTGAGTGACTTTGATGCTTTAATCATCCCCGGCGGTAGAGCACCCGAACACATTCGTATGGATGAGGAACTTCAAAACATTGTCAGGCATTTTTTCGAGACCGAAAAGCCAATTGCAGTAATGTGTCATGGTAGTCTTGTTTTTACTCCTATTGCTGATGTTGTGAAAGGCCGTAAAATGACAGCATATCAGGCTTGCAAACCAGAAGTGGAAAGTATGGGAGCAGAGTATATAAATGAAATGGATTATGTCGACGGTAATCTTGTATCAGGGCATGCTTGGCCGGATTTACCAGCAATTATGAAAGCATTTATTAAGCAGGTTAACAAGACACCTGAAAAAGTATAA
- a CDS encoding sigma-54-dependent Fis family transcriptional regulator, protein MRETIERSWNRCEKAGLDRFQEEMEKRMTAPQFDKLKKSHEGLLSVAAPIIQDLHDIVYDTGFLTLLTTEEGVVIKVFNDPSTEFFIQKYKLQSGRIWSEDVTGTSAIGLVVHEEQPNQVIGKEHYWERLNGMTCSAAPIKDEEGILRGILNISGPVELVHEHTLGMVVSAAKAIERQYALNHKISESNEINHTLSTLLDVIEDGVLVVNQSAKIVNTNQRAATIIGTTMKSLSGKKLNDIFDNSKLIEAIRTFSTLQNEQAIATPAGKSCLLQVKPVSNIANYTTIVITFREVNQIHRLARSVEGDKAYRSIQSLKGISDVMGQLRNKIDKVAHSDATVLLLGETGSGKEIVAHSIHNLSHRHNEPFIVVNCAALPRTLLESELFGYEGGTFTGGWKDGKPGKFEVANGGTIFLDEIGEMTPDMQINLLRVLQEQMVTRLGGNHAIPVDIRIISATNKDLKSAMENGEFRQDLYYRLNILRIPIPPLRERPEDIEELVTWIIQGQWNDSSQSFTPGAMALLKDYDWPGNVRELENIISRCLIMSDSTVIDHNEVLDIIDEDLQNHSFEDKEQVEDIKRDIFLKAYDQNNGHVSKMANQLGVSRSTVYRWKTKFEL, encoded by the coding sequence ATGAGGGAAACTATTGAACGTTCATGGAATAGGTGTGAAAAAGCCGGTTTAGATCGTTTTCAAGAAGAAATGGAAAAACGAATGACCGCTCCGCAATTTGATAAACTAAAAAAATCACATGAAGGCCTACTAAGTGTTGCTGCTCCAATTATTCAGGATTTACACGATATAGTTTACGATACTGGATTCCTCACTCTCTTAACCACTGAAGAAGGTGTTGTGATTAAAGTATTCAATGATCCTTCCACTGAATTTTTCATTCAAAAATATAAGCTGCAATCTGGTCGTATTTGGAGTGAAGATGTTACCGGGACAAGCGCTATTGGGCTTGTTGTACATGAAGAACAACCAAATCAAGTAATAGGCAAAGAACATTATTGGGAGCGGTTGAATGGCATGACTTGTTCCGCAGCTCCTATCAAAGATGAGGAAGGTATCCTGCGAGGAATTCTAAACATCTCCGGTCCGGTTGAACTTGTTCATGAACATACACTTGGGATGGTAGTTTCAGCAGCAAAAGCTATTGAACGGCAATATGCCCTAAATCATAAGATTTCAGAGAGTAATGAGATAAATCATACTTTGAGCACGTTACTTGATGTGATTGAAGATGGTGTGTTGGTTGTGAACCAATCAGCTAAAATTGTGAATACAAATCAAAGAGCAGCTACAATAATTGGAACTACAATGAAATCATTGTCTGGAAAAAAGCTAAATGATATATTTGATAATTCAAAACTTATAGAAGCTATTCGCACGTTTTCCACTCTCCAAAATGAACAAGCAATTGCTACCCCTGCAGGAAAATCATGCTTATTACAAGTGAAACCAGTTTCAAATATAGCGAATTACACGACAATTGTAATAACTTTCCGTGAGGTCAATCAAATTCATCGTCTGGCACGTAGCGTAGAAGGGGATAAAGCTTATAGATCAATACAATCTCTTAAGGGTATAAGTGATGTCATGGGACAATTACGTAACAAAATTGATAAAGTAGCCCACTCAGATGCTACTGTACTTTTATTGGGTGAAACAGGTAGTGGAAAAGAGATCGTAGCTCATAGTATTCATAATCTAAGTCATCGTCATAATGAACCCTTTATTGTTGTTAATTGTGCTGCATTACCGCGTACCCTATTAGAGAGTGAACTTTTCGGATACGAAGGAGGGACGTTTACAGGTGGATGGAAAGACGGGAAACCAGGAAAATTTGAGGTCGCAAACGGAGGAACTATCTTCCTTGATGAAATAGGTGAAATGACACCGGATATGCAAATCAACCTTTTACGGGTGCTTCAGGAACAAATGGTTACTCGTTTAGGCGGTAATCATGCCATTCCCGTAGATATTCGTATCATTTCAGCTACAAATAAAGATTTAAAATCTGCAATGGAAAACGGTGAATTTCGTCAAGACTTGTACTATCGCTTAAATATATTAAGAATCCCTATCCCTCCATTGCGCGAAAGACCAGAGGATATCGAAGAATTAGTAACTTGGATCATTCAAGGACAGTGGAATGACTCCTCACAAAGTTTTACACCTGGCGCTATGGCCTTATTAAAAGACTACGACTGGCCGGGTAATGTCAGAGAACTTGAAAATATTATTTCTCGCTGTCTTATCATGAGTGATTCTACAGTCATAGACCATAATGAAGTCCTTGATATTATTGATGAAGATTTACAAAACCATTCATTTGAAGATAAAGAACAGGTTGAAGATATAAAAAGAGATATTTTTCTCAAAGCATACGACCAAAATAATGGTCATGTTTCAAAAATGGCAAATCAATTGGGTGTGAGTAGATCTACAGTGTATCGTTGGAAAACGAAATTCGAATTATAG